GATTTAACTTAGACCCAAAAGCCATTAAAGGGTTTGTGGTAGAAATACCTGTATGACTTGCAGTAATGTTTGGTAGAAAAACAGCATTGGTTTGATTATAATCTGCTTTTGCTGCATTAAACGCTTCTTCAGAAATTTTAATTGCTGCATTATTCTCAGAAACTTTCGCTAAAACTGCTGCTTTTGAAATTGGAGTTATTTCTTGAGCTTGTATTTTAAAACTTATTAAATATAAAAAGAGGAGTAAAATATAGGATTTCTTCATTGATTATCTATTTATAGTACAAAAATAGAATGAAGAAATATTCCTATAAGTAACAAAGGTTACCAACTAAAAAAAGGCATTTATAATTTCTTATAAATGCCTTTTCATTTGAAAATATTTTTATATTACTTAAAATCTTTTACATTATCACTTAAGTCATAAACAGCAACACTATCAATTAATTTTGAAATAACACTACTACCAGCTGCACTTCTATAACCACCTGCACAATGCACCACAATTGGCTTTTTAGTTGGTATTTTTTCTACTGAATTTCTTAATTCATTTAAAGGAATTGAAATTGCATTTTCAAAAAACATACCTTCTGCAACCTCACTTTTATTTCTGATGTCAATAATTGTATATTCAGTTGGATTTTCTTTAAAACTATCGAGATCTAAAGATTCAAATGTTTTAAAATTATCTTCGCCTAAAGTAATAACTGATTTTATTTGTTTTTCATACCCAATTTTGGCAATTCTACTTAAAATTGTTTCTCTATCTGAAATACTATTAATTACTAAATGAAAATCTTCATTAGGTTCTACAATAGCACCTAACCAAGTTTCTAATTTATCGTCTTCAGTTTCTGCAATAATATTTACACTTCCTTCTATATGATTCTTCTTATAGTTTGCTGCACTTCTTACATCAATAATTAATTGATTATCGTTTTTAAAATCTGCAATTCCAAAATTTAAAGGAATATTGCTAAATGCAGTTTCAGAATTTGTTGCACCTTCTTTATTGATATCAACATTAAAACCAAAATAAGAAGGGATAAAAGGTTGATCTTCTAAAATAGTTTTTACAAATTCTTCTTCAGTTACATCTTGAAAAGCCCAATTTTCTTTTCGCTCTTTTCCTAATGTGCTTGATGCAGCATCACTCATATTTTTACCACATAAAGAACCTGCTCCATGAGCTGGATATACAATAGTTTCATCTGGTAAATGATTGAATTTATTTTTTATAGTTTGATACATACTTTTTGCCAAATCTTCTCTTTTGGCTTTCATATTACCTGCTTTTTCTCTTAAATCGGGTCTCCCAACATCGCCAATAAATAAAGTATCACCAGAAAACATTGCATAATTATTTGCATCATCTTTTGCAATAATGGTAATACTATCTGGAGAATGACCAGGAGAATTTATGGCAGAAAATGTACTATTTCCTATTTTTACAGTATCTCCATCATCAAAAGATTGATGTGGATAGTTAGCTTCTACCAATTTACTAGCATAAATTTTTGCGCCAGTTTCTTTATGAATTTGCAAATGACTGCTCACAAAATCTGCATGTGGATGCGTTTCGAAAACAGCAATTATGTTTGCATTATGCTTTTCTGCTAACTCATAATAAGGTTTTGGATCTCTTGACGGATCTACAATTGCCATTTCATGATTACTAATAATTGCGTAAGAATAATGCGCTAATGGTTTGTCTTGAAATTGTATAATGTCCATAATTTTTATTTTTTTATTAAACTAATAAATAATTCCATTCCTTGTCTGTTAGGATAAGAATTATAACATTCTGTAAAAATATTTAGAGTAAAATAAGATTCAAAATAATCCAAATATTCTTCTTTATTGCCACCAAAAGGTGGATGATC
The DNA window shown above is from Polaribacter sp. Hel_I_88 and carries:
- a CDS encoding rhodanese-like domain-containing protein, with protein sequence MDIIQFQDKPLAHYSYAIISNHEMAIVDPSRDPKPYYELAEKHNANIIAVFETHPHADFVSSHLQIHKETGAKIYASKLVEANYPHQSFDDGDTVKIGNSTFSAINSPGHSPDSITIIAKDDANNYAMFSGDTLFIGDVGRPDLREKAGNMKAKREDLAKSMYQTIKNKFNHLPDETIVYPAHGAGSLCGKNMSDAASSTLGKERKENWAFQDVTEEEFVKTILEDQPFIPSYFGFNVDINKEGATNSETAFSNIPLNFGIADFKNDNQLIIDVRSAANYKKNHIEGSVNIIAETEDDKLETWLGAIVEPNEDFHLVINSISDRETILSRIAKIGYEKQIKSVITLGEDNFKTFESLDLDSFKENPTEYTIIDIRNKSEVAEGMFFENAISIPLNELRNSVEKIPTKKPIVVHCAGGYRSAAGSSVISKLIDSVAVYDLSDNVKDFK